The following coding sequences lie in one Methylotenera versatilis 301 genomic window:
- a CDS encoding oxidative damage protection protein — MARTVNCIKLGKEADGMDFPPYPGELGKRIYLNVSKEAWAAWLKQQTMLVNENRLSLADPSARKYLTEQTEKYFFGDGADTASGYVPEKH; from the coding sequence ATGGCACGCACAGTCAATTGTATTAAATTAGGCAAAGAAGCAGACGGCATGGACTTTCCTCCATACCCGGGCGAGCTTGGCAAACGCATTTATTTAAACGTAAGCAAAGAAGCATGGGCAGCATGGCTAAAACAACAAACCATGTTAGTGAATGAAAATCGCCTAAGCTTGGCAGACCCTTCTGCACGTAAGTATTTGACCGAGCAAACTGAAAAGTACTTCTTTGGTGATGGCGCGGATACAGCTAGTGGCTATGTGCCCGAAAAGCACTAA
- a CDS encoding ArsR/SmtB family transcription factor — protein sequence MRQIKHPAMEQVELIEILYALADPTRMEIVVRLAKAGRKLTCGELDLNRPKSSMSHHFKILRSAGLVETVVDGTEHMNSLRLAEIEQKYPGVLESVLKATQDSAAPDSL from the coding sequence ATGAGACAGATTAAACACCCCGCCATGGAGCAAGTAGAGTTGATTGAAATTCTCTATGCACTAGCAGACCCTACACGCATGGAAATTGTTGTTCGCCTCGCCAAGGCAGGCAGAAAGTTAACATGCGGGGAACTTGACCTGAATCGACCAAAATCAAGCATGTCGCATCACTTCAAAATATTACGTAGCGCGGGTCTTGTTGAAACGGTCGTTGATGGCACTGAACACATGAACTCTTTAAGGCTAGCAGAGATCGAGCAGAAATATCCAGGTGTTCTTGAGTCTGTACTCAAAGCCACACAAGATTCTGCTGCCCCTGATTCCCTTTGA
- a CDS encoding EVE domain-containing protein has product MRYWLMKSEPSDVSIDDLAGFPNQSVDWYGIRNYQARNFMRDQMKVGDGVFFYHSNCDVPGIAGIAEVSKLAYPDRLQFIKGHKYYDEKATPENPRWLNVDVKLVRKTRLLSLKELREYPELINMRILQRGNRLSITPVDPKEWDFINSVLK; this is encoded by the coding sequence ATGCGTTATTGGCTGATGAAATCTGAGCCTTCTGATGTTTCAATTGATGATTTGGCAGGTTTTCCAAATCAATCTGTAGATTGGTACGGTATTCGTAACTATCAAGCACGTAATTTCATGCGAGATCAAATGAAGGTGGGTGATGGTGTGTTTTTCTATCACTCAAATTGCGATGTGCCAGGCATTGCTGGCATTGCCGAGGTAAGCAAGTTGGCATATCCAGACCGTTTACAGTTTATTAAAGGCCATAAATATTACGATGAGAAAGCGACACCTGAAAATCCACGCTGGCTTAATGTAGATGTGAAACTTGTGCGTAAAACGCGCTTACTCAGCTTAAAAGAATTACGCGAATATCCAGAGTTGATCAATATGCGGATTTTACAGCGGGGCAATCGCCTTTCGATTACGCCGGTTGATCCTAAAGAGTGGGACTTCATCAATAGTGTGCTCAAATAA
- the ilvA gene encoding threonine ammonia-lyase, biosynthetic, with product MTKTTINYREKIEHSHVYDVAKKTPLEFQASLSARIDNRVLLKREDMQPVFSFKIRGAYNKMASLPADVLKRGVIAASAGNHAQGVAMSAKKLGCRAVIVMPTTTPAIKINAVRSYGAEIVLFGDSYSDSYVKALELEKTEHLTFVHPYDDPDVIAGQGTIALEILEKNPQPIEAIFCCVGGGGLLAGVAAYVKALRPEIKVIGVEAKDAEAMTESLKKGERVMLDQVGLFADGAAVKQVGEHTFALAQQYVDEMIVVDNDAICAAIKDVFEDTRSILEPAGALAVAGLKAYAKRENLHGKTLIGIASGANMNFDRLRFVAERAEIGEKREAVLAVTIPEKPGAFKAFCNLLGNRNITEFNYRYADAKVAHIFVGVAIADPAESAKLVADLQAQGLPALDLTDNEVAKLHLRHLVGGHAPQAEHEVVFRFEFPEKPGALMKFLETMGHDWNISLFHYRNHGADFGRVLVGMQVPPSDSAEFNTFLDNLGYPHWDETQNPAYKLFLG from the coding sequence ATGACAAAAACAACCATCAATTACCGCGAAAAAATAGAACACTCACACGTTTACGATGTGGCTAAAAAAACACCTTTAGAATTTCAAGCGAGCTTATCGGCGCGTATTGATAACCGAGTGCTGCTCAAACGCGAAGATATGCAGCCGGTATTTTCATTCAAAATTCGTGGCGCTTACAACAAAATGGCAAGCTTGCCTGCCGATGTACTCAAACGTGGTGTGATTGCGGCCAGTGCGGGTAACCATGCGCAAGGCGTGGCGATGAGCGCGAAAAAGCTAGGTTGCCGTGCGGTCATAGTCATGCCCACCACCACACCTGCGATTAAGATTAATGCGGTGCGTAGCTACGGTGCTGAGATTGTGTTGTTTGGCGACAGCTATTCAGATTCATACGTAAAAGCGCTTGAGCTAGAAAAAACTGAACACCTTACCTTTGTACACCCTTACGACGACCCAGATGTCATCGCAGGACAAGGTACGATTGCGCTAGAAATTTTAGAGAAAAATCCTCAACCAATAGAGGCCATATTCTGCTGCGTGGGCGGCGGTGGCTTGCTGGCAGGTGTTGCAGCTTATGTGAAAGCATTGCGCCCAGAAATCAAAGTGATAGGCGTAGAGGCAAAGGATGCTGAAGCCATGACCGAATCACTTAAAAAAGGTGAGCGCGTCATGCTAGACCAAGTTGGCTTATTTGCCGATGGCGCAGCGGTTAAACAGGTTGGAGAGCATACATTTGCACTCGCGCAACAATATGTAGACGAAATGATAGTGGTCGACAACGACGCGATTTGCGCTGCGATTAAAGACGTATTTGAAGACACACGCAGCATTCTGGAGCCTGCTGGCGCGTTAGCTGTGGCTGGGTTAAAAGCTTATGCAAAACGCGAGAACTTGCACGGCAAAACTCTAATTGGCATTGCATCCGGCGCCAATATGAATTTTGACAGGCTACGTTTTGTCGCTGAACGTGCTGAAATCGGTGAAAAGCGCGAAGCCGTGTTAGCTGTAACGATTCCAGAAAAACCAGGCGCGTTTAAGGCGTTCTGTAACTTGCTGGGTAATCGCAATATCACCGAGTTTAATTACCGTTATGCCGATGCTAAAGTCGCGCATATTTTTGTAGGCGTGGCGATTGCCGACCCTGCGGAATCAGCAAAACTTGTAGCAGATTTGCAAGCGCAAGGCTTACCTGCACTAGATCTAACGGATAATGAAGTCGCTAAACTGCACTTGCGCCACTTGGTTGGCGGGCATGCACCGCAAGCTGAGCATGAAGTGGTATTTAGATTCGAGTTTCCTGAAAAACCAGGCGCGCTCATGAAGTTTCTAGAAACTATGGGACACGATTGGAATATCAGCCTATTTCACTACCGCAACCACGGCGCTGACTTTGGTCGCGTACTAGTCGGTATGCAAGTGCCGCCTTCTGATAGCGCTGAGTTCAATACATTTTTAGATAATTTAGGCTATCCGCACTGGGACGAAACACAAAACCCAGCGTACAAACTATTCTTGGGCTAA
- the rpiA gene encoding ribose-5-phosphate isomerase RpiA → MAYTQDELKQQVAKAAVEYVKEGIIGVGTGSTANFFIEELAKVKHKIEGAVASSEATAQRLRAHGIEVFDLNNIDGMDIYVDGADEITEHLHMLKGGGGALTREKIVAAVARQFICICDETKYVPTLGKFPLPVEVLPMARSYVARELVKLGGQPALRNFTTDNGNVIIDVHGLNITDPVAMEAKINQIVGVVTNGLFAARPANVLLLATADGVKTYKK, encoded by the coding sequence ATGGCATACACACAAGACGAATTAAAACAACAAGTCGCAAAAGCAGCGGTTGAATATGTAAAAGAAGGCATCATCGGCGTGGGCACAGGCTCAACTGCAAACTTCTTTATTGAAGAATTAGCAAAAGTAAAACACAAAATTGAAGGCGCAGTAGCAAGTAGCGAGGCCACTGCGCAACGCTTACGTGCTCACGGCATTGAAGTATTTGATTTGAATAATATCGATGGCATGGATATTTACGTAGATGGCGCCGATGAAATTACCGAGCATCTACACATGCTTAAAGGCGGCGGCGGTGCGTTAACACGTGAAAAAATCGTAGCAGCGGTAGCTAGACAATTCATTTGTATCTGCGATGAAACTAAATACGTGCCAACATTAGGCAAATTTCCTCTACCAGTAGAAGTATTGCCAATGGCACGCAGCTACGTTGCACGTGAATTGGTTAAATTGGGTGGTCAACCAGCATTACGTAACTTCACAACTGATAACGGCAATGTGATTATCGACGTGCATGGTTTGAATATTACAGACCCAGTTGCGATGGAAGCAAAAATCAACCAAATCGTTGGTGTAGTCACAAACGGCTTGTTTGCAGCGCGCCCAGCGAATGTGTTGTTGTTAGCAACTGCGGATGGTGTAAAAACTTATAAAAAGTAA
- a CDS encoding diacylglycerol kinase: protein MKSSMESPFKGKTGLRRLINAFGYSVEGFKAAFKHEDAFRQEVFLAIVLIPLAFYLGKTSIEKALMIASVLLVMIVELLNSAVEAAVDHTSTEHHTLAKRAKDIGSAAVFFALTIVLVVWGLVLLS from the coding sequence ATGAAATCTAGTATGGAAAGTCCATTTAAAGGCAAAACTGGTTTACGTCGCTTGATTAACGCATTTGGTTATTCAGTAGAAGGCTTTAAAGCGGCGTTTAAGCATGAAGATGCATTTCGGCAAGAGGTATTTTTAGCCATAGTGTTAATTCCATTGGCATTTTATTTGGGTAAAACCTCAATTGAGAAGGCCCTGATGATTGCCAGTGTATTATTGGTGATGATAGTTGAGCTGTTGAATTCTGCAGTTGAGGCAGCGGTAGATCATACTTCGACTGAGCACCATACGCTAGCAAAGCGCGCTAAGGATATTGGTAGTGCCGCTGTGTTTTTTGCGCTGACGATAGTGTTGGTGGTGTGGGGCTTAGTGCTATTGAGTTAG
- a CDS encoding DNA-3-methyladenine glycosylase I yields the protein MSHHLNPAEIKHQKRCTWAESNALMQAYHDTEWGVPQRDSRMLWEMLMLEGFQAGLSWITVLRKREAFRQAFADFDPVKVANFNEDDINRLMNNEGIIRARAKIQATIAGAKIYCEMKARGESFSDFCWSFTERKVLNGNGSSVPVMTPLSEEISKELKRRGFKFVGPTIVYAWMQAVGIVNDHASDCFCR from the coding sequence ATGAGTCATCACTTAAATCCAGCTGAAATTAAGCACCAAAAACGTTGTACGTGGGCTGAAAGTAATGCGCTTATGCAAGCGTATCATGATACTGAATGGGGGGTCCCGCAAAGAGACTCTCGCATGCTGTGGGAAATGCTGATGCTGGAAGGTTTTCAGGCCGGACTATCTTGGATTACGGTGCTGCGTAAACGTGAGGCATTCCGTCAAGCCTTTGCAGACTTTGACCCCGTGAAAGTTGCAAATTTCAATGAAGATGACATCAATCGACTCATGAATAATGAAGGAATCATTCGCGCACGCGCCAAGATTCAAGCAACTATTGCAGGTGCAAAAATTTATTGTGAAATGAAGGCGCGTGGCGAAAGTTTTAGTGACTTTTGTTGGTCTTTCACTGAAAGAAAAGTGCTTAATGGCAACGGATCAAGTGTTCCTGTCATGACGCCTCTTTCAGAGGAAATATCGAAAGAGCTGAAACGTCGCGGATTTAAATTCGTCGGTCCAACTATTGTTTATGCTTGGATGCAGGCCGTTGGCATTGTAAATGACCACGCTTCAGATTGCTTCTGCCGATAG
- a CDS encoding NADH:flavin oxidoreductase/NADH oxidase, with product MADLFSSFQLKDVTLKNRIAIPPMCQYMAEDGLVNDWHKVHYASLARGGSGLVIVEATAVSPEGRITPNCLGIWNDAQTEQLREIAAAIKAAGAIPGIQIAHAGRKASANVPWEGDDHIAAGDSRAWQPIAPSAIAFGGDLPRVPSEMTVDDIKRVQGDFVAAALRAKEAGFEWLEMHFAHGYLAQSFTSTHSNHRTDEFGGSFQNRTRFTRETLAAVRNVWPDNLPLTARFGVLEFDGKDEETMSESIQLVKEWRQLGLDMLSVSVGFTIPDTNIPWGPAFMAPIAQRVRNEAQIPVSSAWGFGTPKLADQAIRNEQLDLAMIGRAHLENPNWPYHAAKVLGKKDPAWVLPPPYAHWLSRYKSPVAD from the coding sequence ATGGCAGATTTATTTTCTTCCTTTCAATTAAAAGATGTTACGTTAAAAAATCGAATTGCTATTCCTCCTATGTGTCAATACATGGCTGAAGATGGCCTAGTGAATGATTGGCACAAAGTGCACTATGCAAGTCTAGCCCGTGGTGGAAGCGGCCTAGTCATCGTGGAGGCAACAGCTGTATCACCAGAGGGGCGCATCACCCCTAATTGCTTGGGAATATGGAACGATGCTCAAACAGAACAACTGCGTGAAATTGCAGCGGCAATAAAAGCTGCTGGTGCTATACCTGGCATCCAAATTGCGCATGCTGGTCGTAAGGCAAGTGCTAATGTGCCGTGGGAAGGCGATGACCATATTGCCGCTGGCGACTCTCGTGCATGGCAGCCTATAGCGCCATCAGCCATCGCATTTGGTGGTGACCTCCCTCGTGTGCCGAGTGAAATGACTGTTGATGATATCAAAAGAGTGCAAGGTGATTTTGTTGCCGCTGCACTTCGTGCCAAAGAGGCTGGATTTGAATGGTTAGAGATGCACTTTGCTCATGGCTATTTGGCTCAGAGCTTTACTTCGACTCACTCCAATCATCGCACGGATGAGTTTGGTGGTAGCTTTCAGAATAGAACCCGATTCACACGTGAGACGCTTGCGGCAGTCAGGAATGTCTGGCCAGATAACCTGCCACTCACAGCTAGGTTCGGCGTGCTGGAATTCGATGGTAAAGATGAAGAAACCATGAGCGAATCCATTCAACTGGTTAAAGAATGGCGCCAACTTGGGCTGGACATGCTAAGTGTCAGCGTGGGATTCACTATCCCAGATACGAATATTCCATGGGGTCCTGCATTTATGGCGCCTATCGCTCAGAGAGTTCGTAATGAGGCTCAGATACCCGTTTCGTCTGCTTGGGGATTTGGTACACCAAAACTTGCCGATCAAGCCATACGCAATGAACAGTTAGATTTAGCGATGATAGGACGGGCTCACCTAGAGAATCCAAATTGGCCATATCATGCCGCAAAGGTCTTAGGTAAAAAGGATCCAGCCTGGGTACTACCACCGCCCTATGCTCATTGGTTATCTAGATACAAAAGCCCTGTTGCAGACTAG
- a CDS encoding cell division protein ZapA, producing the protein MSDIKGVDVNIMGRDFTISCTDEERPGLINAVNFLDKKMRDIRDSGKIIGVERIAMMAALNLAHELLNSKSGTVDVGDFKRRITNMQDQIDKVCAAK; encoded by the coding sequence ATGAGCGATATAAAAGGCGTAGATGTCAATATTATGGGGCGCGATTTCACGATATCGTGTACCGATGAAGAACGCCCAGGTTTGATTAACGCGGTTAATTTTTTAGATAAAAAAATGCGTGATATTCGCGACAGCGGTAAAATTATCGGTGTAGAGCGTATTGCGATGATGGCAGCGCTCAATTTGGCGCATGAGCTGTTAAATAGTAAAAGTGGTACTGTGGATGTGGGCGATTTCAAACGCAGAATCACGAATATGCAAGATCAAATTGATAAAGTCTGCGCTGCAAAATAA
- a CDS encoding EAL domain-containing protein, translated as MNLQIKDDTNIALGLTWRYVFALTLIAALSTSAWFSLELIISRQKSTAAIVNISGRQRMLSQRTALLSNLLVHAQADQRPKIHRKLRESIELMSQSHFALIHGDKLLGLPSTMSETVNAMYFKGENPLNTQVDEYVKSVDELLAADDKNLTTDNATLLLITNTALTRLSSSLDKMVHQYQLEGEASIVRLEKIETLLWTLTLLLLAFEAALIFYPFTKFTKLAIEKLHQITRELKFHEEYLETIIEQRTVELSIAATAFESHEGILVTDANNVILRANQAFLKISGYSEEEVIGQSPRLFRSGKHEVNFFDALWNSINNTGMWEGEIWNKRKNGEVYPVHLTITAVKANNGKVTNYVSTLTDITVSKAASDEIQRLAFYDPLTQLPNRRLLVDRLNQALANSARSGQRGALLFLDLDHFKTLNDTLGHDIGDLLLEQTATRLLACVREGDTVARIGGDEFVVFIENLSDQPFDAAAQAEIVGEKILNELNLPYLLSSHRYFNASSIGITLFNGSELELEELLKQADIAMYQAKKAGRNTLRFFDPNMQEVINARVELERDLRQAIENKEFQLYYQLQVDGDGRSLGAEALIRWNQPKRGLVSPFNFIPLAEETGLILPIGQWVLDAACSQLKAWEQNPLTNHLSLSINVSAQQFKQADFVSQVQTSVQHHAINPNLLKIELTESMLLDNVEHIIITMVALQAIGIRFELDDFGTGYSSLQYLKKLPLQQLKIDQSFIQDITEDSSDQAIVRTIIAMARGLNIDVIAEGVETDNQLAYLRNYGCNHFQGYLFGRPAPINEFETLLESSRRYPRDVLLRGLAGTK; from the coding sequence ATGAATCTACAAATAAAAGATGACACGAACATTGCCTTGGGCCTGACCTGGCGTTATGTCTTTGCTCTGACTCTGATAGCTGCTTTATCAACATCTGCATGGTTTAGCCTTGAACTGATCATCTCTAGACAAAAAAGCACCGCCGCAATAGTCAATATAAGCGGACGGCAGCGCATGTTAAGCCAGCGTACGGCTCTGCTCTCAAATTTATTAGTCCACGCACAAGCAGATCAACGTCCAAAAATTCACCGTAAGTTAAGGGAGAGCATTGAGCTGATGTCTCAATCTCACTTTGCGCTGATACATGGTGACAAGCTGTTGGGCCTGCCCTCTACTATGTCTGAAACAGTCAATGCCATGTACTTCAAAGGCGAAAATCCACTGAATACTCAAGTTGACGAGTATGTAAAAAGTGTTGATGAGTTGCTTGCAGCTGACGATAAGAATTTGACAACTGATAATGCTACTTTACTCCTCATCACGAATACGGCATTGACTAGACTAAGTTCATCTCTAGACAAAATGGTGCATCAGTATCAACTCGAAGGGGAAGCATCCATAGTCAGGTTGGAAAAAATAGAAACGCTGTTATGGACATTGACTTTATTATTACTAGCGTTTGAAGCGGCGCTGATTTTTTATCCATTTACAAAATTTACAAAACTGGCAATTGAAAAGTTACATCAAATCACGCGTGAATTAAAGTTTCATGAAGAGTATCTTGAAACTATTATTGAGCAGCGAACAGTGGAGCTTAGCATTGCTGCTACTGCATTCGAGTCTCATGAAGGCATATTAGTGACAGATGCCAATAATGTCATTCTTCGTGCAAACCAAGCATTCCTAAAAATCTCTGGCTATAGCGAAGAAGAAGTCATCGGGCAGTCACCAAGATTATTTCGTTCTGGAAAACATGAAGTTAATTTCTTCGATGCTTTGTGGAATAGTATAAATAATACAGGTATGTGGGAAGGCGAAATATGGAATAAGCGCAAGAATGGTGAAGTGTATCCAGTGCATTTAACCATTACGGCAGTTAAAGCTAACAATGGCAAAGTGACTAACTACGTATCGACACTGACTGATATCACCGTGAGTAAAGCAGCCAGTGATGAAATTCAGCGGCTTGCATTTTATGACCCACTTACTCAGCTACCTAACCGCCGGTTATTAGTTGATCGGCTTAATCAGGCGCTGGCTAACAGTGCACGTAGTGGTCAGAGAGGCGCCTTACTATTTCTTGATCTTGATCATTTCAAAACGTTGAATGACACGCTGGGTCATGACATAGGTGATTTACTGTTAGAACAAACTGCTACGAGGCTGTTGGCTTGCGTACGAGAAGGAGACACGGTTGCTCGCATAGGTGGTGATGAATTTGTAGTGTTTATAGAGAATTTAAGTGATCAGCCATTTGATGCTGCTGCTCAGGCTGAGATAGTAGGAGAAAAAATATTGAATGAGTTGAATTTACCCTATCTGCTTTCTTCACACAGATATTTCAATGCCTCAAGCATCGGAATCACTTTATTTAATGGGAGTGAATTAGAGTTAGAAGAGCTACTCAAGCAGGCCGACATTGCGATGTACCAAGCTAAAAAAGCTGGCAGAAACACATTGCGTTTCTTCGATCCCAATATGCAAGAGGTAATCAATGCGCGTGTCGAGCTAGAGCGAGATCTACGCCAAGCCATTGAGAATAAAGAATTTCAACTCTATTATCAATTACAGGTTGATGGAGATGGACGCTCATTGGGAGCAGAAGCATTGATTCGTTGGAATCAACCTAAACGAGGTTTGGTGTCGCCATTTAACTTCATACCATTAGCAGAGGAAACGGGATTGATTTTACCTATTGGACAATGGGTATTAGATGCTGCCTGTTCTCAGCTCAAAGCTTGGGAGCAGAATCCACTTACAAATCATCTTTCTTTATCAATTAATGTTAGTGCTCAGCAGTTCAAACAGGCAGATTTTGTGTCGCAGGTGCAAACCTCTGTTCAACATCATGCAATCAATCCAAACCTGTTGAAAATTGAACTGACTGAAAGCATGTTGTTAGATAATGTTGAACACATCATTATCACAATGGTCGCATTGCAGGCTATTGGAATACGCTTTGAGTTGGATGATTTTGGAACTGGTTATTCATCGCTTCAATACTTAAAGAAATTGCCATTGCAACAGTTAAAGATTGATCAATCATTCATACAAGACATTACTGAGGATAGTAGCGACCAAGCGATTGTTAGAACCATTATCGCGATGGCACGCGGATTAAACATAGATGTCATTGCGGAAGGCGTAGAAACAGATAATCAATTAGCTTACCTAAGAAATTATGGATGTAACCATTTCCAAGGCTATCTATTTGGCAGACCCGCGCCAATCAATGAATTTGAGACTTTACTCGAGAGTAGCCGACGTTATCCAAGGGATGTCCTCTTAAGAGGTTTAGCCGGCACTAAGTGA
- a CDS encoding DUF2237 family protein: MAKPQDKNVLGTALQVCSLDPLTGFTRTGCCETGIDDSGSHTVCAQMTDEFLAYSISQGNDLSTPRPEYGFEGLKAGDRWCVCAARWLEASEAGFAPPVILEACHARCLEIVSLADLKYHELR; encoded by the coding sequence ATGGCAAAACCACAAGATAAAAACGTACTTGGCACCGCACTTCAAGTGTGTAGCTTAGACCCATTAACAGGCTTTACCAGAACAGGTTGTTGTGAGACTGGTATAGATGATAGCGGTAGCCATACGGTATGCGCACAAATGACCGATGAGTTTTTAGCGTATTCAATCTCTCAAGGCAATGATTTAAGCACACCCCGCCCTGAATATGGCTTTGAAGGATTAAAAGCAGGTGACCGTTGGTGCGTATGTGCCGCACGCTGGCTAGAAGCCTCAGAGGCTGGTTTTGCGCCGCCAGTCATATTAGAGGCATGCCATGCTAGGTGTTTAGAAATTGTTAGCTTGGCAGATTTGAAATATCACGAATTGAGATAG
- a CDS encoding SDR family oxidoreductase has translation MTNASRNINQNFQRLAGKVAIITGASSGIGRATAKLFAKEGAKVVVAARREAELTKLVAEIVADGGEALAIAGDVQSETFSKSLVALTIKSFGRLDIAFNNAGTLGEMGPTTEVSEKGWSDTLATNLTSAFLGAKYQIPEMVKQGGGSVIFTSTFVGYSAAFPGVAAYAASKSGLIGLTQALASEYGPAGVRVNAVLPGAIDTDMYREMNNTAESQEFISNLHALKRVGKPDEIAKAVVYLASDDASFVTGTASLVDGGVSITRA, from the coding sequence GTGACAAACGCATCTAGAAACATTAACCAAAATTTTCAACGCCTTGCTGGTAAAGTGGCAATCATTACGGGTGCAAGCTCAGGCATTGGTCGAGCGACTGCAAAGCTCTTTGCTAAAGAAGGGGCTAAGGTCGTTGTCGCTGCACGTCGAGAAGCTGAACTGACAAAGCTGGTTGCAGAAATTGTTGCCGATGGCGGGGAAGCGCTTGCGATTGCAGGCGATGTGCAATCAGAAACATTTTCTAAATCACTAGTCGCACTCACAATAAAAAGTTTTGGTCGCCTTGATATTGCATTTAACAATGCAGGTACTTTAGGTGAAATGGGGCCTACAACTGAAGTATCTGAAAAAGGATGGAGCGATACACTTGCAACAAATCTGACGAGCGCCTTCTTAGGGGCCAAATATCAAATTCCAGAAATGGTCAAACAAGGTGGCGGTTCAGTCATTTTCACTTCGACTTTTGTCGGTTATAGCGCAGCCTTTCCAGGGGTGGCAGCTTATGCTGCTAGCAAATCAGGTTTAATTGGTTTAACACAAGCCCTTGCGAGTGAATATGGACCTGCTGGGGTGCGAGTAAATGCTGTGTTGCCTGGCGCAATAGATACGGATATGTACCGAGAAATGAATAACACAGCGGAATCACAAGAATTTATCAGCAATCTACACGCACTAAAGCGTGTAGGTAAGCCAGATGAAATTGCAAAAGCGGTAGTTTATTTAGCATCTGATGATGCCTCATTCGTGACAGGTACGGCTTCCTTAGTGGATGGTGGGGTATCTATTACGAGAGCCTAA
- a CDS encoding cytochrome D1 domain-containing protein has protein sequence MKLTHVVIAAAVSMSIGMNANAADRGKAYVSNQDGGVSVIDLNTLTSTTTIDVKGEGPRGLAVSDDGKLLVVATRENGSVSVIDTATNEVLSQIKVGQNPEFVRIKGNFAFVSYEPSAKGGPPPAPGSAEAAAAAKEDNDDDKEPARIGIIDLKLGKKIREITGGPETEGVEFSKDGKQLVITNEADNTVTVHSMKSGKLLKTIKTHEYGDRPRGVKVSPDGKTYLVTLEYGNKFMVMDKNFKVLRTVDTGATPYGISYDRKGERIFVAANKAKTLEVYDAKTYAKIKDIPTGNRCWHFTFTPDDKEVLLACGKSDAVFVIDAEKLEVKQQIEDKKMPWGVVTYPKSMGSLDTAIK, from the coding sequence ATGAAATTAACGCATGTAGTAATTGCGGCAGCAGTCAGTATGAGTATTGGAATGAACGCCAACGCTGCGGATCGCGGCAAAGCCTATGTTTCGAACCAAGATGGCGGCGTTTCGGTGATTGATTTGAACACACTGACCTCAACCACAACCATTGACGTAAAAGGTGAAGGTCCACGAGGTTTAGCCGTGAGTGATGACGGTAAACTGTTGGTGGTTGCTACACGCGAGAATGGCAGTGTTTCGGTGATTGATACCGCAACAAACGAAGTGTTAAGCCAAATCAAAGTTGGCCAAAATCCAGAGTTTGTTCGCATTAAAGGCAACTTTGCATTCGTATCATACGAGCCAAGCGCTAAAGGTGGCCCTCCTCCTGCACCGGGCTCTGCTGAAGCAGCGGCGGCTGCAAAAGAAGACAATGATGATGACAAAGAACCTGCACGTATCGGCATTATTGATTTGAAACTAGGCAAAAAAATCCGTGAAATTACAGGCGGCCCTGAAACCGAAGGTGTTGAATTTAGTAAAGATGGTAAACAACTAGTGATTACCAACGAAGCTGACAATACAGTGACGGTGCACAGCATGAAAAGTGGCAAGCTGCTTAAAACCATTAAAACACATGAATATGGAGATAGACCACGTGGCGTTAAAGTATCACCTGACGGTAAAACCTATTTAGTGACACTTGAGTATGGTAATAAATTTATGGTGATGGACAAAAACTTTAAAGTACTTCGCACTGTTGATACAGGCGCGACACCTTATGGCATCTCATATGATCGCAAAGGAGAGCGCATTTTTGTGGCGGCAAACAAAGCCAAAACATTAGAAGTTTATGATGCTAAAACTTATGCAAAAATTAAAGACATTCCTACCGGCAACCGTTGCTGGCATTTCACATTCACCCCTGATGACAAAGAAGTTTTGTTAGCTTGTGGTAAATCAGATGCAGTGTTTGTGATTGATGCTGAAAAACTAGAAGTGAAACAACAAATTGAAGATAAGAAAATGCCTTGGGGCGTAGTGACTTACCCTAAAAGCATGGGTAGTTTAGATACTGCTATTAAATAA